From the genome of Pseudoxanthomonas sp.:
TCGTCAACGGCGACCACGCCTTCCTGGGCATTGCTGATCCGCAGGACGCCGCGCCGTGGCCGCTGGGCATCCCGCGCCTGCGGCTGCTGCCGGATGCACCGTCGCGTTCGGCCCTGAAGCTGGAAGAAGCGATCCTGGCGCTGCTGCGCCCGGACGAGCGCGAAGCCCTGCTGCGCGCCGGCATGAGCGCCGCCGACCTGGGCGCCGCGCCCGGTGGCTGGACCTGGGTGCTCACCCGCGAACACCTGCGCGTGACCAGCGTCGACAACGGCCCACTGCGCCAGCACGTGCTGGACACCGGCCTGGTCGAACACCTGCGCGCCGACGGTTTCCGCTGGCAGCCTGCGCAATCGCTGGACTGGATGGTCTGCGACATGGTCGAGCAGCCGCGCCGCGTGGCCGAGCGCATGGCCACCTGGCTGCGCGAAGGCTGGTGCCGCCACACCATCTTCAACCTCAAGCTGCCGATGAAGAAGCGCTGGGACGAAACCACCCTGTGCCTGGACATCCTGCATGAGCAGTCCGGCGGACTGCGCACCGTGCGCGCCAAGCAGCTCTACCACGACCGCGAAGAGATCACAGTGTTCGCCTCCAAGGGCGGCAACCGCTGACGTCTCCCGCCTGGGGGAATTTGCGTGGATGAAGCGTCGCCCGGGTAAGCGCACAGCGCACCCGGGGCGCTCGATCCCAATGCGATGGACCGGGATCGGCCACAGACGGTTCCTGATGCAATCACCAACAGCCCCGCGGATGCGGCCTTTGGCCTTATCCGGGCCACGCGCGCCAACGGCTCGATCTTCGATCTAGCGCACAACGCATCTCAACCCCTGCAATCGGGCCGTGCGATCCTGCAGGCCATCGAACGAAAGGCCTGCGCGCCATGCAACCCATCCAACTCAAGGACCCGGCCGGGTTCGCCGAGGAATTCCTGCGGCTGTCGCTGATGCAGGGCTTCGGCTCGCTCAACAAGCGCGACATGGAACTGCTGACCTTCGTGCTGCTGGAGCGCGACGGCGCGATTTCGCGTTCCAGCTCCAATGCCATGGCCGCGCTGCAGCTACGGATCACGCCCACGCGTGTGAAAAGCCTGCGCCGCGATGGCTATGCACGCTGGCGTGCGCTGGTGCCGGAAGAAAGCGACGCGGCGCTGCAGCGGATCGTGGCCACGGTATTGACCGAAGAGAACCTGCGTTCGGGCGCCAAGCACGTGAGCGAACGGGCCAAGAAGGACGGCTTCCTCGCCATCCGCGTCGAACACCCGGACGATGCCCAGCAATTCGAACAAGCCATTCTTGATGTGGGCGCACTGCCGGTCTACGAACGCAACCGCGAAGTGGTCGCGGTGCGCTTCGACACGCTGCTGAAGATCGCCGAGAAGTGGGGCTACCTGCAGCCAGACCCAGCCGCGATCACCCGCGAACTGAAGAAACTGCAACCCACCGCCAGCGAAGTCGCCGACCTGCTGCAGAAAGACCTCAGCAAGCTGCGCTGGGAAGACGCCCGCAACGCCCTCAACAGCCTGGGCGCGAAGGCCATTGCCTCGACCGCCGAGGGCGGCCTGAAGGGACTGCTGAAGCTGGTGTTCCCTTTCCTGCCCTGAGCATTGCCAGGTATCTCGACGCCGCGACGCACCTGTAGAGCGCAGCTTGCTGCGCTGGAGCTTTCCCTCGATCTGTCCGGAGAGCAGCGGAATCCCCAAGATCGGATTGCCACAAGCTCCGCGCTACAAAAACATCGCCTTCGGCTAAAGCCCCGCCGCCCTGCGCCACAGCAGATCAGTCAACGGCGGCAGTTTTCCCGCCAACCCCAGCAACGGACCGCGTGCCAATGTGGTGTGCAGCTCATCGGTGGAAAACAGCCGGTTGATGCCGTCGAAGGTATAGGCGGCAACGGTATTTTCGCTGCGGCGCGTGCGTGCCCAGCGCTGCAGGCGATGCGGCGTATCCCAGTCGGCGCGCCGCGACTGCGCCGCAGCCACCAGCTGTTGCAGGCCAGCCACATCGCGCAGCCCCAGGTTGACGCCCTGCCCGGCCAGCGGATGGACGACGTGCGCGGCATCGCCGATGGCGACCACGCGCCCTTCGACATACTGCTGGGCCAGCTGAAGTTTCAGCGGGAAGGCCGCGCGCGGCGAATCCATCGTGAGTTCGCCCAGGCGCGCACCGAACGCATTGGTGAGTTCACGCGAGAACGCCGCATCGTCCAGCGCCAGCACGCGTGCGGCCTCGGCTTGCGGCAGCGTCCAGACGATGGAGCTGCGGCCTTCGGTGCACGGCAGCACCGCCAGCGGCCCCGTCGGCAGGAACCGCTGCCACGCGGTGTCCTCGTGCGGACGTTCGCTGCGCAGATAGCCGACCACGCCGCGCTGGACGTAGTCATGGCCCTGCACCGGCAGGCCGGCGAGTTGGCGCAAGGTTGAATCCTTGCCGTCTGCGGCGACCACCAGCCGCGCTTCCAGCCGCGCGCCATCGTCCAGGCGCAGGCGGACACCACTGGCGTCCTGTTCCATCCCCTGCACGCGCGCCGGGCACCGCAGCTGCACGCCCGCGGCTGGCAAGGCCGCCCACAGGCGATCGGCCAGCAGCGCGTGTTCGACGATCCAGCCCAACTGCGCACGGCCCATGCGGTCGGCATCGAAGCTCAGCTCGTCGCCGCCCGCCGCATCCCATACGCGCATGCGGCGATAGGCCTGCGAACGCGTGGTCCGCACCGCTTCCCACACGCCCAGCCGCTGCAGCAGCGCGGCGTTGTCTGGGGCGAACGCGTAGACCCGCAGGTCGGGTTGCTGCGCCGACCACGGCGTGGGCGCCTGGCCTTCGACCAGCGTGACGTCCAGGTCCTGCGCGGCCAATCGCCAATGCACAGGCAGCGCCCACCACGCCGCCGCCGACCACGATCACATCGCTGCGTCCACGCCGGCTCACGGTGCGGCCTCGCGGCACAGCGCCGGCACGTCGCCGGCAAAGCCCATCGCGCCGCCGACCAGCATCGACTGCACGCTCTGCAGTTGGCCGGCAGCCAGCAAGCCGGCGCTGCGCAATGGCCGCAGCAGCGGCGCATCGTTGCTGGTCAGGCGCGCCAACCCATCGGAGAAGCGCAGCGTGCGCTCGCGATCCGGCTGGCGCCGGCGCAGGTAGTCGGCCAGCAGCGCGTCGCTGCCAGGGTCATCGTGTTCGACGATCAGCTCGGCCAGGGTCAGCGCATCGCGCAGGCCCAGGTTGAAACCCTGTGCACCCAATGGATGGATGCTCTGCGCGGCGTTGCCCATCAGCACCGCCCGCGGTGCGATCAGGCGTTCGGCCAGCACCTTGATGATCGGATAGGCACTGCGTGGCCCACTGGCGAGGAAGCGCCCGGCACGCCAACCGAACGCCGCCTGCGCATGCGCCAGCCAGGCGGCCTCATCCAGCGCCGCGACGGCCTCGGCCTGCGCCTCCGGCACGCCATGGATCAGGCCATGGTGGCGATCACCGCGTGGCAGCAGCGCGGTCGGGCCGTCGTTGCCGAAGCGCTCCCAGGCCGTGCCGTCCGGCGCGCGCGAGGTCCGTACCCGCGCCACGAACAGGCGCTGGCCGTAATCGTGGCGCTCGGCGCCGATGCCCAGCGCGCCACGCACCATGCTGTTGCTGCCATCGGCACCGACCAGCAGCGGCGTCGTGAGTTCGACCTCGCCTTCCACCGTTCCGACGCGCAGGACGCGCTCGCCACTGCCTGCGGCCGCCAGGTCCAGGAACTTCGCCGGCCGATACCGGGTGAGATGCCTGCAATCGGCCAGCGCATCTTCCAGCGCCATGCCGAAATCACGCGCCACCACCACCTGGCCGAATTCGCTACGCCCGTAGTCCTGCGCCGACAGCAGCACCCGGCCAAAATCCCCGGCCCGGCTGACGTGGATCCGCTGGATCGCCCCGGTCGGATTGCGCAGGCGCTGCATCACGCCCAGCGCGGTCAACGCATTGACCGTCGCGGCCGCAAAACTCAGGTTGCGTTCGTCGAACACCGCCGGCACGTCGCCCAGCGGGGTCGCTTCAATCAGGGCGACATCGCGCCCCAGCCGGTCCAGCGCGATCGCCAGGCTGGCCCCAACCAGGCCGCCGCCGACGATCACCACATCATGTCGTGCACTCATGGCCGACATGATACGACCCCGCGACGAACGCCGCGGTCAGTGCCGCGACAGGCCTACCAACACTGGGCCGGGCTGCTCGCGGCCGTTCCGCTGGCCGTACGCACGCCCTGCTGGTTGATGGTCAGGGTGCCGCACAGCGTGTCGTTCTGCTTGCTGGTCGGCGTGGCCGTGATGGTGAAGGCGCTGGCCGTGGGCGTGCCGCCGCTGACCGTGTAGAACGTCGCCGACACGCCATCGCAGGTCGTCGGCACCGTCGCATCCTTGTAGGACATGTTGGTCGTGTAATAGCGCTCCATGAACTGCGCCCCCTGCTGCAGGCAGGTCACGGCCGCGGCACGGCGGCTCTTGACCATGGCCCAGTTGTAGCTGGCCATGGCGATGGCCGCCAGGATGGCGATGACCGCCACGGTGATCATCAGTTCGATCAGGGTGAAGCCGGTGACACCGGCGCGCATGCGCTGCGTTCTTTTCATGTTCAATCCTCCTGCAGCACTTCGCGCCACGAGGTGCGCGCCGAACTGATCGCCGTGGTGCCTACGCTGGTCAGCGCGCCACTGGAATCGCTGACCACCAGTTTGCCGTTCAGCAGTGCCGCCAGCGAGGCGATGCCGGTGCTGACCGAGACCCCTCCCAGCACCTTGCCATTGCTCGTCGTGTCACCCACGCCATCACCATCCAGGTCGAAATAAGACGACGAACCAGCCGTTCCGGTGAACATGTCCAACGAGAGCTCCCAACTGGTGCCGCTGGAACTGCACCCCGTGGTTTCGCTGGGGATAATGGTGTTGAACACTAGGTACGTCCCGCTGGCCTGTGGCGTGGAGATGATCCGCTCCCCCTGCGCCGTGCCGCCACTGACGACCAGATTGATGTACCAGCCCTTCGTCAACCCGGCACTGTCGTAATCGTTGAAATAACGCTGGGTCGTGGTCACGCCACCACTGGTGGTGCTGATCGCATACATGCTGCGCGAGGTCAGGTCGCCAGGAGTCAGCGTCGTGCTGGTGCTGGAAGTGGTCGCGTCGATGAAGCCGTACAGGGTCTGCACCGAGGTATCGGTGATATCACTGGTCTCCAGATACTTGCCGGTGCCGACGAAGGCCCATGTGGCGCCGGTACTCGGATTTTCCGCAACCAGCACGCCGCTGGTGATGGGCTGCGCCGTGCTTGTCGTGCCGGAGGTATAGGTGGCGGTGAACAGCGGTTCGGAACTGTTGCTCAGGCCCCAGCTGCTGGACGATGTCGAGGACAGGTCGAACTTCCAGACATGTCCACGCAGATCGGATGCGTAGACATAATCGGTCGTGCCGCTGCTGTCGTCGTCCCAGCCCGTCGGTGCATTCAGTCCGTTGGTGGTGGCAGCGGTGGTGCCGCCGACGCCGGTATCGATCTGCTTGATCAACGCGCCGGTCAACGCGTTGTAGATCAACAGCACGGCATGGCCGTTGGTGCTGTTGATGCCGTTGCCAGTGACCAGCGCGGTGACGCCGTTGTTGAGCTTGGCAATGAATGGCTGGCCCAGGATCTTGCCCATGTTGCCAGTCGTGCCGGTGGTTTCGGTCTGTTCCCACAAGACGCTGCTGGCACCGAAGCTGGCCGGCGTGGTGACATCCAGCCCGTACAGGCCCTTGCCGCCGCGACCCAGCGCGCCGACCAGGATGTTCTTGCTGGCGGTCTGCGCGGTGGTGGATACCGTAATCGGGCCGTCGACGAAATACCTGTGCGCATACGTGGTGCTGGCCAGCGAAGCCAGATCCGAACCCACCACCGAAGCAGGTACGTAGGCAAACAACTCCGCGCCCGTCGCCGCGTTGAAGGCGTGCAGCATGCCGTCATTGGCGCCGACGTAGATCGTATTGGTCGCACTCACGTAGGTCGGCGAAGAATCGACGATATCGCCCAGCACCGTGCTGCGATTGCGCAGGGTTCCGCCGTTCAGCAATTCCTTGGTCTGCAGGCCGCGCAGGTAATTGGTCACATCCACCCCGCCCAGCGTGGTCTGCTGCGCCGTGGTCGGAAACGTGGAGCCGGTGCAGGTCCCGTCACTGCCCAGGATTCCGCAGGTATAAATGCCGCGACCGGCGATCGAGGTTGTGCTGGTACCGCTGTACTGGGACGCCAGGGTGTCGGCCGTGGTCCACAGCGGGCTGACGCAACTGCTGTCTGTGGCTGCACAGGCATACAGCTTTCCCGTCCACACACCGGAGACGTAGTTGGAGAAGAACAGCGAGTTGCTGCTACTCGCACTGGTGCTCTGCGAGATCACGTTGGAGAACGACCCCGTTCGCTCGGTCACCGCGGCCAACGCATTGCGCAGACCTGTCGCAAACGCGTCTGGATCATTCGCGGCAACATAGGTGCCATGCCCGTTGACCGCGGCATGCAGCAGGTCGTCGATGGTCGTCGAGGAATTGTTGACCGGTGTCGGCCAGCCGGTGGCGGTCGTGGTGCCCGAGGTGTAGGTCGCGTAGCCCTGTTTCAGCACGCCATACACGCTGGACTCGTTGACCGTACCGCTCAGGCCCAGGCCGATCGTGAAGGTGACCATGTGCTGCCAGAACGCCGGGTCGGGCGTATTGGTCGAGGACAGCGTGGTACTGGTCGGCACGATGTTGGAGAGATCGGTCCGCAGATCGTTCTTCCAGTAGTAATTGGCCACGTCCGCCAGGGTCGGGTAGCTGGCCGAACCGTTTGAGCTGTTCTTGGCCAATCCGCCGATGTAGGGATTTTCAGCCGTGTAACCCGCACTGACGCCGCTGGAACTGGTGTACGTGGTGCCACTGACGCTGTCCGAGTTACCGATCGTGCTGTTGCTGTAGGAATCTTCATTCCAGTAGCCGTCGGTGGTCAGGATGGTGAAATTCTGGCGGCAGGCATACTGGTCGCTTCCGGTTTCTGGGCCATAGGCGCCATTTCCGGACTGCGTCGTGCTGTTGGCGCCCCCGCTCGTGGTCAGGTCACTGAAGTAATAGCCTGCGGTTTGAAGCGCACCTCGCAGCGGAGTGTTGCCGCTGGGCACGGTGGAGAACAACCGGTTGTACCACTGTGTACGGTTATTGAAGGCCGTGGTGCTGCTGTCGCTGCCTGTGTCGGAAAACACGCCGTTGTTGTAGTTGACCGGAATCGGGACGTCCTGAGTCGGCAGGTTGTAGGCGCTCGAATAGGTGGTCTTGCAGGTGCCGGTGCTGCCGTTGCTGTAGCTGGTGCTGCCACCGCAAGCGCCCCTGCTGTTGATGGTGCGATAGCCGACCCGCACCGAGCCGTCCATCTCGGCAAAAGCCGCGCTGGCGCCGGCCTTGGCCGCCTTCGTACGGGTGCGGTAGTAGGAATACCAGGTGGCGTAATTGGCCAGTTCCTCGGCCGTGGTACGGCTGGTATTTGGCAGGGTCGCGCTGCAGTTGCGCCAGCCGTAGGTGGTGGTTCCGGTGCTGGTGTCGCAGCCCCCCGTGGCAGCGGTGCTGACGGTATAGCTGTAGCTCAGCGTGACGCCACTGATGCTGGTGTTGTTGCTGGTCGCATAGATATTGACGTAGTAGACCGAACCAGAGGTCGGGGAACTGACCGAGCAACTGGTGCTGGAGGTGCTACCACTGGCGCTGCAGGCAGCGCCGCTGTTATTGGTGTTGCTCACCGCCGAGCCGCTCTTTGCATACAGCGTGAAACTGCTGTTGTTGGCGCCACTGGCTGTGAAGGTCACCGTGGTCACGTTGGCCGGTATCGCCAACGTGTAAGCCGTCGAGAACGATTTTCCGCTGGCGGTGACACCCGTTTTCAGCGTACCCGAGCTCGTGGTGCTCGGCGTATTGCTGGATGTGTACGTGGCGTACTCGCTGCGGTAGATCGTGCCGCTGGTCAATATCTGATAGCGGTAGTAGTTGGTTGCCAGGCTCAGGTAGCTGTTGGCGGTCTGGGTGGTGTCCTTGGGGACGTAGAAGGTCCTGACACTGCTGGACAGATCGGTCGTGGTGCTGGTGGTGGTGATGGTGCCGCTGCCGGCGGGACCGGTGCCGCTGTAGGGCACGAACATCGTGTCCGCGTAAGCCGCCGAATAGCTGGTACCACCGCTCATCCGATAGGTGGTGGTGCTGTCCGAGGCGGGCAAGGTCCACGGGTAGTACGTGGTAGCCGGGTTGTAGTAGAGCGTATTGCGCGGATAGGCACTGCAGCCCATGTAGCCGATCGCGGTCGAGTTGACGTAGTTGCCGCAGCTCAACGTGCTGGTGGTGACCGAGGTACTGATCGCAGGCACGTCGTCGGGCATGTACTCATAGGACATCGATCCCGAGTCGTCGAGCACGAACAACAGGTTTGGCGCGATGGTCGAGTCCGTGATCAACGGACTGTCGGGGATGGTCAGCCCGGTCACGGTGGTGGCCGCGCCAACCGGCCAGGCGGCGATGGCCACCACCGCCGCGGCAAGCGACAACGGGCACAGCGCCAGCAGTGGGCGCAAGCGGTGCGGGCGGCGGACGTCTTCTTGAGATGCGGTCATTGGGGCGTCACGAAATTGGTCTGCAGCACGACCTGGGCGCGGCCGTCGCCCTCGCTACGCGCGGTCACCCGGTAGCGCAACATCGAGCAGTTGGGATCGACGGAGGAAGACGTGGACTTGGAGGTGTTGCAGTTCGGGCCATAGGCGCCGTCGCCCATGTATTCGGCGATATAGACGGTGCTGATTGCCGCGTCGCGATTGCCGGTGCCGTTGGAGGTCTGCCAGCCGGAAAAGCTGGAGTCCAGCCAGCGGTCGGCCGCACCTGCGACGGGCGTGGCGCAAATGCCGCTGGTGCATCCGCTGTCCGGGATGGTGACGCCGGCGCTGATCTGCGCTTCGGCCTGGCGCAGCGCCGACTCGGCCGCCTGGAACTGCGCGTTCCGGTCGATCATGTTGGCGCTCATGTGTTCCTGCAGACCGGTCGTCCGCAGGGCGGCCAGGCCCAGCAACGTCATGATCAGCAACAGGATCAGGGCCACCACCAGCGACACACCGCGCTGATGCCCGGCGATTGGAAAACGGGGTCGGTTCATCCGTCGCGGTTCCTGAGCGAAATCACATTGACCATCGAGCGGGTCAGGGCCTTGCCGTCGGTGCCGACCTTGGCCGTGCTGGTGATGGTCATGGCCACACGCACCGAAAGCACGGTGCTCCAGCTGGTCACCGCCGAAGCATCCACGTAGGACGCCGCGCCGCTGACCAGATAGGTCATGGTCAAGGCGGACACGCCTTCGGCCACCTCCTCCTGCGCACTCGTCCCGCCGTCTTCGCGCAGGCGGAACAGCGCCGGATTACCCGCAGCATTGGTGCCGACATACCAACGCACCGCATTGAAGCGCGCGACCGCTGCATTGGCCGCAAACGTCATCGTCGTGGGGTGCGTCACCGCCGCGCCCGACACCGTGGTGGCATTGAAGATCATGGAGCGATTGGTGTCACACACCACCATGACGTCGCTGGAGACGAAATTGGCATCGCTACGATTGAGCGTGAACACACTGCCGCTATCGGCGGTGACGGTCGCCACCTCGTCCCCGCCGGAGAACAGGTCCACGGCGGAGGTCCCGCTCAGGCGCGTGCCGGCGCTGGTGCCGAACGCTGGACCGCCACTGCTGAAGGCCGTCGTCGTGGAATACCCCTTGACCGCACTCCCCCAGTCACTCAACTGTCCCCACCACTCCCCGGTCCCGCTGGTCAGCGCATTGGTGACGGCGCGGGTATTGCAGGCATTGCCACCGGCCACGCGCAGATCGCGCGCCAGCAGGTCGTAAGCGGTGCGCATGTTTTCCTGCATGCGGCTCATGGCTTCGCTGCTGCGGTAGATGTTCTGGCTCGACAGGAAGATCCCGATCGCGGCGCCAGTGACCACCAGGCCGATGACCAGCGCGATCATCAGCTCG
Proteins encoded in this window:
- the rlmM gene encoding 23S rRNA (cytidine(2498)-2'-O)-methyltransferase RlmM — its product is MQGVLAYCRQGFEPELAAELTQRAAEAGFAGYARTQRNDGYVVFACDDADLPAALPWQQLVFARQKLALVTELRGLDPSDRITPMLAALQGLPRFGDLWVEHPDSDAAKPLAGLARSFGNALRPALRKAGLMSAKEDTRLPRLHVLFVNGDHAFLGIADPQDAAPWPLGIPRLRLLPDAPSRSALKLEEAILALLRPDEREALLRAGMSAADLGAAPGGWTWVLTREHLRVTSVDNGPLRQHVLDTGLVEHLRADGFRWQPAQSLDWMVCDMVEQPRRVAERMATWLREGWCRHTIFNLKLPMKKRWDETTLCLDILHEQSGGLRTVRAKQLYHDREEITVFASKGGNR
- the ubiH gene encoding 2-octaprenyl-6-methoxyphenyl hydroxylase, with product MSARHDVVIVGGGLVGASLAIALDRLGRDVALIEATPLGDVPAVFDERNLSFAAATVNALTALGVMQRLRNPTGAIQRIHVSRAGDFGRVLLSAQDYGRSEFGQVVVARDFGMALEDALADCRHLTRYRPAKFLDLAAAGSGERVLRVGTVEGEVELTTPLLVGADGSNSMVRGALGIGAERHDYGQRLFVARVRTSRAPDGTAWERFGNDGPTALLPRGDRHHGLIHGVPEAQAEAVAALDEAAWLAHAQAAFGWRAGRFLASGPRSAYPIIKVLAERLIAPRAVLMGNAAQSIHPLGAQGFNLGLRDALTLAELIVEHDDPGSDALLADYLRRRQPDRERTLRFSDGLARLTSNDAPLLRPLRSAGLLAAGQLQSVQSMLVGGAMGFAGDVPALCREAAP
- a CDS encoding type IV pilin protein is translated as MKRTQRMRAGVTGFTLIELMITVAVIAILAAIAMASYNWAMVKSRRAAAVTCLQQGAQFMERYYTTNMSYKDATVPTTCDGVSATFYTVSGGTPTASAFTITATPTSKQNDTLCGTLTINQQGVRTASGTAASSPAQCW
- a CDS encoding PilC/PilY family type IV pilus protein, which codes for MTASQEDVRRPHRLRPLLALCPLSLAAAVVAIAAWPVGAATTVTGLTIPDSPLITDSTIAPNLLFVLDDSGSMSYEYMPDDVPAISTSVTTSTLSCGNYVNSTAIGYMGCSAYPRNTLYYNPATTYYPWTLPASDSTTTYRMSGGTSYSAAYADTMFVPYSGTGPAGSGTITTTSTTTDLSSSVRTFYVPKDTTQTANSYLSLATNYYRYQILTSGTIYRSEYATYTSSNTPSTTSSGTLKTGVTASGKSFSTAYTLAIPANVTTVTFTASGANNSSFTLYAKSGSAVSNTNNSGAACSASGSTSSTSCSVSSPTSGSVYYVNIYATSNNTSISGVTLSYSYTVSTAATGGCDTSTGTTTYGWRNCSATLPNTSRTTAEELANYATWYSYYRTRTKAAKAGASAAFAEMDGSVRVGYRTINSRGACGGSTSYSNGSTGTCKTTYSSAYNLPTQDVPIPVNYNNGVFSDTGSDSSTTAFNNRTQWYNRLFSTVPSGNTPLRGALQTAGYYFSDLTTSGGANSTTQSGNGAYGPETGSDQYACRQNFTILTTDGYWNEDSYSNSTIGNSDSVSGTTYTSSSGVSAGYTAENPYIGGLAKNSSNGSASYPTLADVANYYWKNDLRTDLSNIVPTSTTLSSTNTPDPAFWQHMVTFTIGLGLSGTVNESSVYGVLKQGYATYTSGTTTATGWPTPVNNSSTTIDDLLHAAVNGHGTYVAANDPDAFATGLRNALAAVTERTGSFSNVISQSTSASSSNSLFFSNYVSGVWTGKLYACAATDSSCVSPLWTTADTLASQYSGTSTTSIAGRGIYTCGILGSDGTCTGSTFPTTAQQTTLGGVDVTNYLRGLQTKELLNGGTLRNRSTVLGDIVDSSPTYVSATNTIYVGANDGMLHAFNAATGAELFAYVPASVVGSDLASLASTTYAHRYFVDGPITVSTTAQTASKNILVGALGRGGKGLYGLDVTTPASFGASSVLWEQTETTGTTGNMGKILGQPFIAKLNNGVTALVTGNGINSTNGHAVLLIYNALTGALIKQIDTGVGGTTAATTNGLNAPTGWDDDSSGTTDYVYASDLRGHVWKFDLSSTSSSSWGLSNSSEPLFTATYTSGTTSTAQPITSGVLVAENPSTGATWAFVGTGKYLETSDITDTSVQTLYGFIDATTSSTSTTLTPGDLTSRSMYAISTTSGGVTTTQRYFNDYDSAGLTKGWYINLVVSGGTAQGERIISTPQASGTYLVFNTIIPSETTGCSSSGTSWELSLDMFTGTAGSSSYFDLDGDGVGDTTSNGKVLGGVSVSTGIASLAALLNGKLVVSDSSGALTSVGTTAISSARTSWREVLQED
- a CDS encoding PilX N-terminal domain-containing pilus assembly protein translates to MNRPRFPIAGHQRGVSLVVALILLLIMTLLGLAALRTTGLQEHMSANMIDRNAQFQAAESALRQAEAQISAGVTIPDSGCTSGICATPVAGAADRWLDSSFSGWQTSNGTGNRDAAISTVYIAEYMGDGAYGPNCNTSKSTSSSVDPNCSMLRYRVTARSEGDGRAQVVLQTNFVTPQ
- a CDS encoding PilW family protein yields the protein MTGLRPPASGKQGGFTLIELMIALVIGLVVTGAAIGIFLSSQNIYRSSEAMSRMQENMRTAYDLLARDLRVAGGNACNTRAVTNALTSGTGEWWGQLSDWGSAVKGYSTTTAFSSGGPAFGTSAGTRLSGTSAVDLFSGGDEVATVTADSGSVFTLNRSDANFVSSDVMVVCDTNRSMIFNATTVSGAAVTHPTTMTFAANAAVARFNAVRWYVGTNAAGNPALFRLREDGGTSAQEEVAEGVSALTMTYLVSGAASYVDASAVTSWSTVLSVRVAMTITSTAKVGTDGKALTRSMVNVISLRNRDG